From Amaranthus tricolor cultivar Red isolate AtriRed21 chromosome 4, ASM2621246v1, whole genome shotgun sequence:
taagcagcaaatacgtttttttccactagtgttaaaGAATTTATTATATGCCAGAACAAAAGATACAAAAGTTGAAGGAAACAACACCAAGTGAGAATTGCATCATTATGGAACAAGAGCCCACCTTCACATGCATCACAACGAGAGCCAACAGCTAACCAAAACTGTacagtacaagacaaagcaaaACTGGAACttaggaaaaaaaaactaagctaACAAGAAACTATAAAAGCCAATGACAAATAGTATTAAAAACTATAACTGAGTGCAGGCTAAGAAATCTATGCCACACATCAGCTCGCAGCACGGCACTAATATAGGAAGGTGACCTCACAAAGCCACTCCCATAAGCTTCAATTTGTTCTTTGTCTTAAGCTTCTCAATAGTAGCCATCCAACAGATAAAACGAGTCTTTGGAATTGAAAACCTATTCCAAATGACGTTAATCCATCATATCCTCAGATGAGGCTCCATCTAAGCCATGTATGTTTTCTTGATCGAATATTTATCCTTACCAATCCAAGTCAAAAGAAGATCTTTGACACCAAAAATTTTCTTCAATGTCCAACTAGCAGTGATAGGGGCATTGAAGATCTCCCAACGATCACCCTTAGTATAGACACCATGCACCCATCTAACCCATATTCCAAGCTATTTTCCCTATAGCCGAAATATTCCAAGCTTGCAAATTTCGGATGTTAAGACCCACCAGCTTTTTTCGGCTTATAAATAGTAACCCAACTAACATGCTCAAGTTTTTGTGAATCATGCACACCAAACCATAAAAAGGAACGACAAATGAAATTAACAGTCTTAATACACGGCGAGGGAGGATAAACATCTGGCACCAATAGGTGGAGATTCCCATCAAGACAGAATTTATTAATTGAAGGCGAGCAGCATAAGAAAGGTTCTTCGCACTCCAGGCTCTAATCCTCCAAGTCATCTTGTCAGGTATTTGCTCGAAATGAACTATGCTGAGTCGTTTGGAAGAAAGAGGAACCCCAAGATACTTGAAAGGAAGAGAACCATAAGTAAATTGCGATGTAGTCCTGATCTCCTCCCATATATCAGTAGGAATTCCAGCAGTATAAATAGCTAACTTAGCTGAATTAGCTTGCAATCCAGATGAttaggaaaataaaataatacaattgCACAAGGCTCTAACAGACGAAATATTTTCTTTACAGAACAACATCACATCATCTGCAAAACAAAGGTGAGAGAATTTAATAGTTTTGCATCTAGGATGAAAATCAAAGGTGCCTTCTGCATTCCTCAAAATTCTGGACATATATTTCATGCCAATAACAAAAAGCAAAGGGGAAAGTGGATCTTCTTGTTGAGGGCTCCTCTTTACGCTAAAAACAGGAGTAGGAGTACCATTGAGCATGAGCACATAACTCGTCGAAGTTATACACATCATAATGATCTTGATAAAAGTATGAGGGAAGTTCAAAACAACAAGCACCTCCTTGATAAACTGCCAACTCATAGTATCATACGCCTTACAAAGATCAATCTTCATAAGACAACTGGGGGCACAATTCTTCCTAGTATAATGCCTCACAAGATCTTGGCATAGTGAAATATTGTGCATGATATTTCTAGCAGCCACAAACGCACCTTGAGCCTAATCAATAAGATCACCCAGCACTAATTTTAGCCTAGAACAAATAAGCTTTGAAATGCATTTATAAAGAACATGGCAACACGAAATTGTCCTAAAATCCCTAGGATATGATGGACATTGAACTTTAGGGATCAAAGTTATAGTGGTTGTATTCCTACTCTTAAGCATTTTACCAGTGAGGAAAAAAACCTTGATGGCTGAAATAACATCGTTACCAACAATACTCCAAGAGGCCTTATAAAATTTGCTATTGAAACCATCCAGACCAAGAGCCTTCTCATCCGGAATACTCCACAATGCATTTTTGATCCCGTCATCGGAAAAAGTGAGATCCAAAAGTTTACCTTGCTGGGAAGAAATAATTAGACCATTATGAGCAATGTTAACACTGACGTTCTAGATTGAGGAACTGTAGAAAAGATATTCGAGAAATGATCAAAAAAAAGCAGCCTGAATCCTATCAGGATCATAGTCCTCTCCattcatatgcaaaaaattaattatgttgCTTCGAACACGATGATTAATACT
This genomic window contains:
- the LOC130810803 gene encoding uncharacterized protein LOC130810803; the encoded protein is MKKRSRKRIEAPKPSTILMKENECKKKKKMNEGEWKAKLQWLKLGDDNTAFFHHSINHRVRSNIINFLHMNGEDYDPDRIQQGKLLDLTFSDDGIKNALWSIPDEKALGLDGFNSKFYKASWSIVGNDVISAIKVFFLTGKMLKSRNTTTITLIPKVQCPSYPRDFRTISCCHAQGAFVAARNIMHNISLCQDLVRHYTRKNCAPSCLMKIDLCKAYDTMSWQFIKEVLVVLNFPHTFIKIIMMCITSTSYVLMLNGTPTPVFSVKRSPQQEDPLSPLLFVIGMKYMSRILRNAEGTFDFHPRCKTIKFSHLCFADDVMLFSKLAIYTAGIPTDIWEEIRTTSQFTYGSLPFKYLGVPLSSKRLSIVHFEQIPDKMTWRIRAWSAKNLSYAARLQLINSVLMGISTYWCQMFILPRRVLRLLISFVVPFYGLVCMIHKNLSIWVHGVYTKGDRWEIFNAPITASWTLKKIFGVKDLLLTWIGFQFQRLVLSVGWLLLRSLRQRTN